From the genome of Glycine soja cultivar W05 chromosome 14, ASM419377v2, whole genome shotgun sequence:
CCTTGCCGATGCCAAAATTAGAGGCAATGAAGAGAGCAAAAATTGAACACATAACACATGTTTCCTAGTAGCATCTCTAGCTCTTCCATTAGAGGCCCATAGTGTGTGGCATCGAGCTAGTGCATGCCAATAATGGCAGGCTTTAGTTCCTAGTCTTTATCTACAGTTATTACAATGGATGAAACTTGATGGTTACTATTTCATAATTCACAgaatctttcttcttcattgaaCGGTTTACAAGCACTATCTATTTTCCCCTAAATTGCGTTTGTAcagagaattttaactgagaaaaataatttatctgagaatttgaatttttataatttaaaattcattatttgaatgtttttttgagaagaatttaaaattttgaaattttaaaacagaattttaaacaactaaaaatttggaatttcaatttccttctaaaaggtgagaaattgaaattcttttcttacaatcttcttcaagaaacacgcTCGTAAAACATCGATCGGGTATGAATGTAgaggaacacgtataactagcacaccaatcatatcttttctttttttttattcattttttttcaccctcataattttaatttttttatccaaacacaaaattttgaaaataaaagaatttcaattaaaatatttgaaattcttaaaatttaaaatttctcataattttaaattcaccTATCCAAACACATTCCTAATGTACTAGTGTTGTAAAAATATGGAACTTATTCTTGTTCAAAATGTTCCTACTGTCCATGTCCAGATCCtggattgattttaattttttttttcttgttttggagtTAAGTTCATCTTAACCTCTCATTATAAATTCTCCTAGATTGATATTTACGGAGAAATGTGTACGGTCAACTTTTTCCACCTGATATGATACTTTCCTTTTAATTTATGGGGGCATGCAATGCAGGGCAAATATCTTTTTACCTTTGATAAAGGGAATATATAACGAGATATATATCACTATGTTACAAGGCCTGTCAGCTGCCATGATCCGTGATGTTTTAGGGCCACCAATATGAATGCTTTGTGTGTCCCAAGAGAGTTGCTATTCACACTTTCGTTTTGCTTTTCCAACTTCCTGctctttctttttcgtttttatgacaaaaagaaaaaaaaattactcttttcaaaagtaatttccaaaacatataaattttaaaaagtctgACCCACAACTAATAACGTCATTACAGAAATTAGTTTCTACTAGGGGCAGATCACGGATTTttagcaaaagaagaaaaaaatgcaaggaaaagaaagaacagAAAAGAGTAAAAtgttttaagaataaataaaaataaaaatttggctattacgtgttttttttattaaatttaaaaaattttatgagttgaataatttaataaataaaatacttttaagtTAGTTAATTTCatccatatttatttattttaaataacttaataaGTTGAATaacttgataaataaaaattaacgaataaatattagaaaaattaaaataagtcaaCATAGTTAGATATAGTACATAATatgtcaaatataaaataatacagcTAAAATAGAATACAATGAAAAATAGTTTGTATGTATAACTCAATTTAGTGCCTATTTGTGTGATTCTCGATGCGTTCCACGTGATGTTCTAACGTTATTTCTCTCAATAGCCATTCTCGAATCAAGCAGGGATTGAAATAACTCAAAACTCTCACGTCACCACTCCTATACAAATACCTCATGAGTGCTTGAAAATACAACTCTCTGCATTACCCATAAGAAGGTCTCGTATTCAACTCCTTACCCCCAAAACACATACTTCCATATACCCTAAAGTAGTTCCTCAACTATTCACGAGCATACCGTGCTTCTTCACGATCACACATTCTTTTATCACCAAATGAATATGCTTGATTCATACTATCAAGCATCGAATAGTCATTATCTTATgagttagtttaaaaaaaatgtacctaATTGTCAGAGCCTTGGAGAAGAGGTAAATCTTTTTTCATTTACTCATTGTGATCGAGCtaaaaaaaggtatttttgtacacaaaaaaaatagtggGCATGCAAAAGGGAGAGTACAAATAGAATCCCCATAATATTTAGACTAACAAATTTTACAAGACATTTCAGCTTATTGTTGGGAGTCGCTATTGGCATTACCAAAACTGCTAATGGCACTATTCATGTAGATGTCTTTTAGCATTATTTCAAAAATGTCCTTTTGATGAAAATACAATAGAATCATAAGTTCAGTTATGTATTTTTGGGAGTGAAAAAAATTGCTCAACAAAATAATTTCCTTGTGTATGTCTTGggagtgaaaaaaattatataaggaAATCTTAATTCCATTTTGTTATTTGGGGAGAGGGGAAAGAATTACACAAcagaattataattttgttatgtaattttttttcacccctAAAGTACACAACGGAAGTAAAAATATGTTACAGTCCAGCTTTCCTAGATCGGTTAACAGAAGAACTGAAGCTAAAACAACATGTTACAGTCCAGCTTTCACAAGGATCTGTTGGCTCTAGACTAGGATGAggtcaagtaaaaaaaaaaaagaaacatttgttttcctttttattttattttatcaagttTTGGTGGTATAATGAATAAGCTTGGTATTTAAATAAGTAGGATGCTTGGTTTAGATTTTAGGTGAAGAAAGATAGTGAGTAATTTACTGGAGGGGAAGTACTTTCTGAACTCTCTAATTCTATTTATCATCCTTTCTTTTGATAATAATCAtagataagaaaacaaaaatatcttgataaaataattatgatgtaTTATCTTGATTTCATTTTGAGGggtaaagtaaataattttaaagtcagaaggtactaatacctttcCTAAGTGTAATGGATTTCCGAAACCAAATTtcattccaaaataaaaaagaaggtaAGGATGGATGGGTGGGTGTGGTGGTCTTTGAATAAGGGAGGGCTGTATGTGGTGAGAGAAGTATATGAGGACTTAAATGTGGAGGGGAATTCGGATGATGCTAGCTTCTTTAAACAGGAAACTTCCCATACCTTCAAGAGTTAAAGGCTTCATTTGGAAGGTTGCTCACAATAGAATTCAATCCATGGATAATTTGCTCAAAAGGAAGATTGTTCCCGAGGAAGCCAATCTCATTTGTCTTCTTTGCAATGAGTTGGTGGAAACTGCACAACACTTATTGTTTGAATGTGTGTTCTCTCATCACATTTGGACAAGGTGTTATGAGGACCATACCAAAGGACTGTAAGAGTCAGTTCTGGCAACATGAAGGTTTCTTGGTATGTGGTAAGAGGGCAAAGCTAGCTTGAATGGCATTAAATttgtgccaaaaaaaaaaaaaaccaactaaGTTAAGCCAGTTGGACTTGAGTGAGTGTATTAGAGAATTAGTGTCACTCAAACAGAAAGTCCACTGACTCAATCCTCTATACTTTTGGGCATAATCTGCAGATAGATTCTACTATTCTAGTTCTAACAATAATAAATGACTGTTATGGTTTTATGTGGATAATCTTTCCAAGAGTCAAACGAACGAAAAAAGGAAAGTTTAAGCTTACATATGAATTGCTATAAAGTGGAGCAGAATAAAAAGGTTTGATTAGCTATGATAACTGCTTAGCTTCTACATTAGGTTGAATTCTAACGCCCTTTCTTGTTATGGATGAACATATATAGAAAGTGTGTTGCTACCTTTATGTGTATGTATCAATAGGATGGAGTCTAAGTTTACAGATATAGGTCATTGTAACAATATTTTGCTGATGACATGTATATGCTTCCAAAACCAACTAGAGTATGGAACTAGTTCAGCTTATAGACCCCATGTTTGAAACATTTTACTCCTAGCAcctaaaattctaattttatgcAAGCTCGTTGGTGAAAGGACCGAATTGAAGCACCCATGCTCTATGATATATCTACTTCTGCGGTCCCATAAAATAATGTCATCATCTCAATGTTGCACATTAATCACCTATCTTTTTTATGTGTTTCCATTCTTGTCACGTAATAGGAAAATAATACgtcagtaaaaaaatataattaagatagAGAATGTTACTTTTGAAAACAGAAGTTTTTTCAACCACATGTCATATTTTTATTGAGAGACAGAAAAAATAATGACGAGTAATTTCTATTTGTCAATTGTTATAATAGAATAATGGGCTAATGACtaagaaattgattttttaaagaatcaaAACTCAAGCTGATCAAGGAAGCTATGTGAATCTATAGTTaggtaaacatattttattcctATTCATTTCCGCTGCAACAAAAAGGGTGAGTGATTCCACCAGCAGAAATTAGAAAGACAAGAAGCATGAGAGGCAAGAATATCTGCGCAGGACTAAGAAATTGATAGTTTTGCATCAATACATATATATGGTCTCGACCAATATCTATTTTACATGTATTCAAGTTTTAAATTCATGAGAAATAACTATTAATTATGTATCATTAATCATGTAAAAATTAGTGAGAACCATGATAGCCTTGATCCcacttaataatttcttttggtTACTAAATCCAGATAGCTAGTGCAACCcctcctacaagtcctaaacaCAAGCACAGAAAAACAGTCCCTGAGCATTCAAAAAAGGGAATAGGAGAACAACCTCATATAGTCCAAGGTTGTAGAAGTTGGCCAACTAATCCTCGAAAGACTTTGTCTCTAAAGTTCATTAGTAGTGGATGTCATTGAGAGCACAACAAATATTCAAACGCCAAAATGAGGAAATTAGCTTAGGCCTCACCAATTTCTTGGAGGACACATCATGCAAATTATAGGGCCCAAATTCcattttcaaacaatttatggTCCTCACGGACTCATTTCTTTTAAGTCTAGTCTTTTAATAAACATTATGTcgtgaaattgtttgattgtgGAGATGGCACTGACCTACCATAGTCTTTTTAAATGCAATTAGCCTTGAAGTCATTGTCATGTCCCCTGCCATGCCCTTTCAATTCGTTTTCTCGtttcaaaaatcactaaaacaaAATAGATGATACTAAGTTGAGTTCACTGAGACAATCACATCAGCACTTAACCAAAAACCGTAACTAAAGGTTGCAGACAAGAAACCAACCACTAAGCGATTATATAGGGATGAAGAAGGGATGCAATATGATGACTACTTATGAAAGTATCCTTTGCGTGGAAGTTAGAAATTTGTGTTACCTTCAAATAATGGCATGAACGAAATTTTGTACCTTGACATAAATGTCAGAATTATTTGATTTATGGAAAATGCTATTGTTTACGAATTCGTATGAGTACGAAATCTCTTTTAACAATGTAAACGCCCTTGATTCCTGttcagatattttatttttattttttaatttcatatttagcCAATAATATTTTGATACATACACTTCGTATCATGTTTGTGCAAATGGTCTTCGTACAATATAGCACTGCCGTTGATTTATTTCTGTATTGGTATTATAGCTAGAAAAAGGGACTGTTGTTGCTATCTTGCTAATTACTATAATGTTCAATTTCACGAGCAAAGTAGACCAGTGACTTCAACTTAgttatgataatataatttataaatgaatcATGAAATATTTGGACAATGGCATTCTCTCCATCTGCAAAACACCGACATATATGATTAAGCAAATAAGAATAGGCTGACTAtgacagtttttttttctttcaaatcagCCAAGACAATATATTGGTGCAAGGGGTACCATAATCAGTGGTGGATCTACGTATAGTGTAATAGGGGTAATTGTTCCCACaaagtaattattttacttgaataaattattttttttgtctccatataaaaaaataaatctgaaCCGATaagatactttttttattaagatgaaggtaaatagttataaaagataaaagagagaataattaatactaattttatccattttatacttttaagttttactatttttaattttttattatcatttttaataaaatttatataatttttttttgagaaaatattagactattttttgtttttaaataaagattaaattaaattttatcttaaatgaaatgaaatttaagaAAGTTAacgataaattaaaatttattgtattttctttactttcaaaaatttattgGTAATGAACGAAAgttaacaataaatttattgtattttctttactttcaaaaattaaaattaaaattttcatctttcaagaatAAATTTGTAGGACTTTATACATTCAGGgacgaaaataattatttaaccaaaagatttaaaaacattaaggttaaaataataaatcaaaaaaggTATATTCATTTTGTCTTAATATATGAATAACGGAAATTGTGACTACGCgtctacattttttatttttgaaataaatttattgtatatttttttgtgagattTTATTGTATACATAAttggcttaattttttttattaatgtaattaatgtgagagaatgaaataaaatagtagaataattttcaattgcagttaaatgattaaaaaatccttaaaaaatGTGTACACCACATAAGGATCTCTCCTCTATTGTTGTTATAGATAATAATAAGTTActaggaatttaaatttaacttaaatgtataaagttaaaaataaaataaatttatttgaattttaaaaaaaagtgtgaatAACTTTAATATAACTTTCGGTAcaattctttaatttaatttaaagataaacgtacgtttattttttcaatttggcacatcctttattatttcaaataaaataaaagtaatttccACTTTGTCGAAAAAGCCAATGGTATTGTCTTTGGCATTCTCTAGCCTCTAAAGTTACCATTCCATTATAAATAGGACCCTCTCTTTGTTATCCTATCCACTAATAAAAACACAACACAACTTGCTTTGACGGCATGTTGTCTTCCTCTCTCAATTTCTAacgttttcttcttctctctccctctttcgAATTTCACAAAACATGGTGGCTTTGGTTTCTCAAGATAACGTTGTTGCATTGGTTTCTCGTACAGGCAGGGAGTTGCAACGCTATAGAAAGGGTCGTCGCCAAGTTGTGGGGTTTGTCTCTTACTCCTAATCCTATTcctatcattttcttttatttttctcaatttttaaaaCCATGTTTGGTTCCTTAAAATTTGTTTCTCTATTGAGTTTGATTTCAATTGTGACTgaacattttatttctttcaatttggTGGACACATGTGTAGATGCATACCATACAGATATAAAATTGGTGATCAAACTTCCTTGGAGGCACAAGAAGAATTAGAAGTTTTGGTTATTAGTTCTCAGAAAGGAAAAGGGATGCTATTTCCTAAGGTAGCCGCACACCAAAACATTAGTCAATGAAATTCAACACCcaaatgttatattattttggtttatttacatttttattcaCCCCATTTTTGTGTTATCGTTTTGACCAAACAATAGGGAGGGTGGGAATTGGACGAATCCAAAAAGGAGGCAGCTTTGCGAGAAACCATGGAGGAAGCAGGGGTACGAGGCACTGTTGAGGTGAGCCTACTTCGTTAATAATAAGAActttttatgtgattttttttatattattaactaataagaaattttctttaaataaaaattatttttaatatgattttggttAAATCACTCGGTTTCTATAGtttattcttatcttttttgtccttataatttgaaagtgatttttttagttcatataatttaccttttaattttcttttagtccctatagttttgaaagtggtttttttaatccttgtattttaattcttttttagtctttatggtttaaaagtgatctttttagtccctatattttatattttaattttcttttagttcttaccaatattaataaataattcataactaatttatcgtaagataatttataataaaaaataattgataatttataactaatttgtagttaattatttttatatattttttgtagtaactactaaaaggtaattaaaatataaattatatgactAAAAATATCTCTTTCtaattatagagactaaaagagaattaatataagaattaaaaagaacattttaaaactaaatgaagagaattaaaatgtaaactagaaATTAGATAAGAATTCTAAAACTATAGAAAATAAATGAGGAATTTAACCTATGATTTTAAAGATATCCTCTTGTCCATTTTATAAGAAATTAGTTTTAGTAaaacttgtttcttataaaaatcgAACCAGACataataatttgtatgaaaTTCAACAAGCAATTAGAAATTATGATTAGtagtttttatattgtttattcaaattataaacCATTGGCCACTAAAACATGTTTAAGTTGAAATGAAATGCTGATTCTATCTATCAAATTTGGTGTATGCAGGGTAAATTGGGTAAGTGGAGTTTCAAGAGCAAGACCCGTGATACATTTTATGAAGGCTACATGTTCCCTCTACTTGTTCAAGAGCAATTGGAGTTCTGGCCAGAACAGAATGTTCGTCAAAGAATATGGGTAGGTAACTAAAAACCATGGAATAATTGAGCATAGTGTttgaatatttctttttgttccttCTTCCAAATGATCAATAAGATAGTgtttgaaattttcattttttgtgggTGTAGATGAGCGTTTCTGAAGCAAGGGAAGTTTGCCAACACTGGTGGATGAAGGAAGCTCTAGAGAGACTAGTAAATCGGAAACTTGGTCGTGTGACACAAATAGAAATAGTAGGTTCTATACATTGCATAGGAGATGGCAATTCTGACTTGTAAACAGGGGCTCTACCCCCTTTTAATTAGCTTTTCTTGGTCCGAATGAACTCAGGAATAGTACAATCCAAACAAGTGATGGAATTAGAATATTATTAGTGATGGTAAATTACATAGAAGTTGTCAATTGCCCCCATTAAGATATAGTACTTCATATCTGTATAGAGTGAGGCTTCTgaaaatccattgttcaataaaaCATTTGGATTTGTTTTTATGCAACAGttcaataaaacattaaaaatattgtagAAAATAGAAGTATGAATAATATGAATCCATACTAAATTATTGCACTATCAATGGCTGTATGTGCCTATATATGTCAAGTAgatataaggttttttttttaagtagagACTGTGAAATGTTGCAACTAGTTACTGTATCATATGCTTGACGTGTCTGCCTCTGCCCACCAAAAAAATATGGTTAACCTgtctaaaaaattgatgttcaaTGCCCTTTCACGGAAAAAGGACATTTTGTCTAGCATGAATAAAACTGAAGCACTTGAATCCTAGAAATCTACACGCTGATCCAATGGGTTCTAACGTTTACCATTTGAAAAATAGTTTGTTCTGCATTGATGCCTCCTATAAATGTGACTTTTTTTGttctaattaattatcaattacaCCTTTTAATCAAGAGCAAAGTGAAGATaaacttcttccttttttatatttttttgcttgGATTTTTTATGCATATTCTTTTGTACAATCAACTTGAAACTAAGATTGAAAGTAGTATTTTTTGGTACTTCAAGCACTTTGAGGTATGAACAAAATACTCTGATGAATAGAGGAATACGTGTGGAATTGGCTGACTGAGTCCTTTTCATCAACACTTGAATTCCTTGGGCGAATTCGAGAATTGAAAAGTTGAAGaggaattttatttcaaaattttggtcaacaaaagaaactttatttatttattttggtcttCGACGagagaaattttattaaagatgGACCCAATATAGTGTGGGCTTCACAGAAAGTTCCCAAACCTGAAAATGGCTATTGTTTTGTGCACCTGTTTTTTGGCTTCTGAAATATAAAAGTACATTCCAAAAAGATTACAGATtttggcttttggaaggatcaatcctaatgataaaaaaaaactttctgaAAATGGTGCAGAAAACAATTTTAGATGCAGAAAGCAACAGTCGAGAGCAGCCTCTCAAATCTGAAAACTGGTCCACGCACTATATTGGGCTTTGAACGCAAGAGACACACTGCCCAAAGTAGAGCTAAGGAGGTAATATTGGAGTTGTTATTGGCTCCAATGGATTTTGTTATTGGCTACTATAatctctcaaaattttaaaattatctattcCCAAAAAGCATTATGATTTCGTTTGCACAATAGAATTGTGATTCAATTGTTCTCAATTTTTGCATCCTGTGTTATGCAGCGGTATCACGATTTCAAAGTGCATCTTGGTGTGAGGAAAAAATGCATAATAGAATCATGATTCCATTGTACAAGAGGGTTAAAAAATGATAGTACAATTAAAGTGTGATTTCGTTGTGTAATGTGTAACAGAATCATACTTTCATTTAgtgatttttcttaaaaaatatacaacaaaagtaTAATTCTGTTATACATTGTATATAACAAAATCATAATctcattgtacatttttttgttaaattttaaaatgtctaCAAAGCATACAATTTTATAGGAATGTCAACTACATATTCAGGTTCACATCCATATAGATAATGGGATAACATTCAATGTTTGTCCAAAATATTACAcaacaaaattgtaattttattgtGCAACAGGTTTCGTTACACAACAAACTCAAGATTCCACTGTGTAACAAGATATTTTACACAACAGAATCAAAATTTCATTGAGcaacaaaatcttaaaaaatagaatCGTGATTCCGTTGTGCAAAATTACACAACAAAATCGGGATTCTGTTTTaactacaaaaacaaaacaaaaatatttggcAACGTATGAGTGTAGAGATGGAAGAggaggaaagagaaaaaagggggagtgaatgaagaaaagaaaagagggagACAAAAATGAAGATAGGAGAGGTGGGAAAGGATAGTTGGATAATTGCCCTTTACGGATAGGAGTCAAGAGTAATTTTATTGGGGCTCAAGGTTGAAATTGaccattttatttcttatattttttataaaaaatctagTTAGtctcttttatataaaataaatttattttagatatttttaatataaaataataaaaaaaactaaaatgaataaatttttattaaaaaaactaacaaatagtatttaaaattttatagactaaaataattttaaggttaaattatattttcaatagacagtaaattattttaggtaagcattaatcaatatttaaggatataaaacattattaatttagaGTATATACGTTatgttatattaaataaaacacataaactatattcaaataaatagaaaataaaaaaatcaattgtgcTGGTGGtcgaaaaaaacattattagttGATTTCCTTGGAATAAAATCAATTAGTCTTATATAAGATAAAGTCTAACAATGTCTTATTTGCACTCTTATATATCTCCACCAAAAGATTtcgtttaaacaaaaaaaaaaaaagtatggttTTGGATTATAGTTTTACTACCATTCATGGGTTTCAAGTTTTTAACTCGCAAGAGAAGGGATGTTCACATATTGGattgaatgtaaaaaaaaaaaaaaaaattctttactaAATCGTAAGAATCaaagttttaagaaaaatttaattacttaaatGTACAATCTTTACAttcatattttttgaaattgtgttttatattaatttctatGTACGTATTTTTTAACACTTATTAGTTTctatgcatatttttttatttgttttaggtCTTATAAATTTAGATTGTCGAAACTAAAACAGATTATAAAGTGTGTATACAAAGactaaaacaaatatttcttaAATGTAGGGACTAAAAAATGGTGATAATTTGTATCAGGTTATAAATTCATGTGTGAATCTTAGTTCCatcattaaacataaaaaatgtgtaagaattaagaagataaataatttcatgagtaattaaaaagtgtttttttttatatattcttttcacACATAATCACTTAACAACAGTATATAAACGCGGAGGACTAAAGTTGTTAAGGGAAAAATAATAAGGGACTCAAAACTTAAAAACAATTGAATAAGGACTAAAttcaaaaaagcataaaaataagGCTTTTTTGGGGTGGGGCGAAGCAAACTCATATATTAAAGGTACCAATGGT
Proteins encoded in this window:
- the LOC114384358 gene encoding nudix hydrolase 18, mitochondrial-like, with translation MVALVSQDNVVALVSRTGRELQRYRKGRRQVVGCIPYRYKIGDQTSLEAQEELEVLVISSQKGKGMLFPKGGWELDESKKEAALRETMEEAGVRGTVEGKLGKWSFKSKTRDTFYEGYMFPLLVQEQLEFWPEQNVRQRIWMSVSEAREVCQHWWMKEALERLVNRKLGRVTQIEIVGSIHCIGDGNSDL